The Raphanus sativus cultivar WK10039 chromosome 2, ASM80110v3, whole genome shotgun sequence DNA segment TGTTTTCCACTGCCTGCCTGGTGCAGCATCCGGATCGTACAGCAAAGTGCTGTGACCAGTCTCTTCTTGAGAcggaaaaagaagaagcttcCCACTCAGCTTACCAAACTGAAACCCTGCCCTCGAGCTTCCTGAAAGCGGTAGAGCCACAACTTCCCAAGTATCTTCTTCTGCATTGAAGACAGACATCTTCCTCTGGTTCTTCCACTCGATACAGAATAGTTTTTTTCCTACTTCAACATGAGCTGTGACCATCTGCAATTATATCAAGAGCATCCAAATATTAGAGAGTCTGTATCAATGTTCAAAAAATTGTTAGCAACTAGGCATATTATTAAGAGCCTGGGCTAGGCCTATGcattaataaattattgattcatttttatataaaatatttagtttttaattttagttataaaaatattttaatgaattgtcaaaattatatatacaagacaaaataaattagaaaaatttgtggatttataataatattatagtttaatttaacaGATTTAGACTAATTTAGATCAATTCAAAACCGATGTAAAACGGTTTAAACAAATGTAGAATGGTCTAAATCgtataaatcagattttatGAAAACCGTTTCGGATAGTACCGGTTATTTGCTGTACCGATTTTCAGAACCGGACTCTATACTTTAAAACCAAGCTAAAGAAACACAAGTATCAATCTGACGAGAAACACTTACAGTTACACCGTTTTTGCTGCCACACCAGGAACCACACCGAGGGTTGTACACATCAACAAGTTTTGAGTTACCAATGGTGAAGTTGGATCTCCCACCCATCACGTATAGCTTCCCGTTGAAGCCGCTAGCGAAACATCCCCATCTCGGACGCCTCAGAGACTCTATGAAAGTCCAAATCCCCGTCTCTGGATCGTAAACCTCCGCACTAGACAGACTCTCACCATTTCCACCGTGACCTCCCACCACGTAAACAAGCCCATTCACCTCAGCGCAAGCAAAGTCATAACGAGCCTCCTTCAAGTCAGCTAGTCTGCTCCAGCTGGAtttgaaacatatataaataaaaaatctacgCAATCATTggattaaagaaaataaaagatgacGAACCTGTTGAGGCAAGTATCAAACTGATAAACATCAGAAGATGCAACATAAGAGCCATTGATCATAGCGCAGCCAGCAATAACAATGAGTTTCCCATCAACCACAACCACCTTAAACCCTGTCTTTACAGGACCAGGCATTGGTGGAAGAGATGATAGCTTATGTCCCAGACAGTCCATCACCTCCCAGTGGCTCTCTTTCCCTCCAGCATCCATGGTCAAGACATAGAGCCACTCCTCAAGCATACCGGCGAGTCTTCTCACGGTAATAAACTCTCTGCTCTGGACAACATACCTCCATTTCTTACAGACACGTCCCATGGAAGGCAAGCTAGCACGCGGAACCAACGCCAGACAAAGCTTTGCCACGTCATCAGACAACCCCGGGATCAGAGGCTCAGACAACAAACGTGAACTGAGATCAAGATTTATAATCCTTTTCTTCCCACTACTAACAACAGCCTCCATCTTTTTGAGATGGATAAATCTcccaatataatttttttctatctaaaagtaaaagtttggtgtatgaaaaaaaaagttattgaaGAATCTCGTGAAAACCGTCACGTATAGGGATTTTCAAAGACAAGGGAATAAACAGATTGGATGAGAAGAAGACTACTGCAGTGACCAAcgatgaatgatgatgatgtcCAGCTTCATATTCCATACCAATGGAATCGTTTGATCTAGAGATGTTATGATCTACGGTTGTTGTTAAATTAATGTTGTTTCTTCTCAGACACATCTCTGtatctaaaaaaacaaaacaaagattaaaGTCAACAACAGGTTCCCAAAATATAGAGAGTTATAGGAAAGAAGACATACCATTAAAAGGGAATGCTAGTGAAGGAGATTTAGCCAACCGCAACATCCATCTTTAGAATTTGCGAATGTTCtgctattatataatttaagagAAAGTCAAATCTTGAACGAAGTCAAGAAACCAATAAGATCGCAATCAAGAGAATCAAACAAAGAGATAGGATGTTCCACTAAAAAGAACAAACAGCCTTATGTAACCACACGAAATCAAGAAAAGGAAAAGCAATTTGAATGGCTATCAATTAATTTCCTGAAAAAGGGAATATATATTGTCATGAAAGTCAGAGactaccaaacaaaaaaaaaagaaaaaagttccGCAGAGTTGGCCAAGATCTTAAGATCGGTGCTTCCaagaccagaaaaaaaaaatctaacaatcAATACAAAAAATGCAGAAAATTTACTAGAATGGTGGTTAGTTAGACCTGAAGCAGATGATTCATTTCTAaagaagaaattaaaaaaatccaaatgtcTAAGACATTTATATAAAGAAGAGCGAAAATGGCGGAAAGAAAAAGGATAGGGATGAAAGTACCGAGAGAATAGGGAGGccttgtcttttttcttttgagtctTTGTTCTTCGTTTATGCGTTGAACTTGGTTTGCAGACAAGATACCATTCAgacagagtgagagagagagagataataatAAGGATGGTGGATTTATAAAGGGGAGCGTGAGACTCGGagagttattattattatatgacCAAAATCACTGGAGGAAGCTTTCTACGGTGGATCGCCGTAAGATAATCTTGTCTACTAGTCTCCACGTCACTTTCACCCCATCAcaatctatttattattttatttctccaTTTACTTACAGGAGACATGTTTTTAATCCAGACCACGACGAAgacatgttttatttttataaagtaaacTCTACTCCATTACAGTAGTTTTAATCTATGTCCATTATGATATTTTTTCCTGGGGTGAGGACCAACCTTGGATATAGAAGGCATATTTGAATAAAGTAGCATTTTAGAAAAACTTCTACCGAAACaccaaatttaatattaaaactagattctgaaaaaggcggatattttttttttagtttaatttttagatttgtgtaatttttaattatatttgtgttttccgttgtaatcatatttgtgtaaaatatttttttaaaaataattagacaTAATATTTTATCAGTAGAACATGAtcttgttttaataaaatagattttgaatTTACATTGTTTGGTCTTTAGAAACCAATCTGGTTCATGGACATTTCATAAGCAAACGTGTCGGGTTTGTTAAATtgtataagttatttttttgtaatcatgaaacaaaagaaaccagttgtaaatatatataaaatatatacatgaaaaATGACCTGCGCTTTAATCCAATCCAATCAGCTCCATTAGACTAATCTATGTCCATTaagattttctttttgtgtgcacaaaaagaaaaaaaatatttttttgttggggACTTTGGGGTTAGGGCCACCAACCTTTGGAAAGGAGTCATATTTGAATAGAAGTCGTATAACACATGTTTtgatccaaaagaaaaaaagtcatATAACAAATGGTTACCGCTTTAAATTAGTGactaactagattaggacccgccctaaagggcggaaattgatttgtcaaatttcaattaataatatatggtatatataatatgtgtatataatattatatatattttgtgtaacatttatatatatatatatatacatattagacatatgtataatattttattaaatatatatagaatttaatagtgttataatttgtgttgtacttgttattagtttgtatttaatcttcttttatttttagtataataatttgctttgtcacaccttttaccttttaacttatacataTAGTTatgctctttttcaaaaaaaaaacttatacacatagtttcgtaaaatataatatatgaaaaacatatttaaaaaatctattgaccatatgccaccattatttggttgtttgaacaaaaaaaatcatgttcttgcataactgtgtatgttgtgatatgatgtaggtgaagagtaaatatatggaagtaaagttagtgatacgatcATGAgtctatgttggtctatgccacaattatttggtttttggaagatcaataaGCATAAGCATACatggtctttgtatgcttacgttgtaaatgagtcagatatttttttctcttatgtctggaatgatatggaactcgttgatttaagagtgattcagttttatatgatctaattatattaagagattaaccaaaaatattataagagtgttactggttaggtttaactaatctatgttggttaagatttggtttaatttaagttggtaggttgcattgtataggaagcatgatatattctatcaacaactatgaaagagtccaaaatttaaatgagaatttcaaatagtagataatccctaaattaatagattagatgttttttttttgtaggggTTGATTAGTAACTTACGTTTTGACTAACATTTTGCCGTTTTGTCGGTTTAACTAATTGGGCGGAACTATAATCATAAACGGGTCGAACTCTTGGATACGCTGGGTGACCCTTTCTAACATCGCATATAAGGAGGATGCAAGGATGCGCCGTGAAAAGTGATTTAGGTCAAAACTAATTTGCCATTTGAGTAACAACAGGACACATTAACATTACTTATACGTACAGCCTTCGCGAGGAAAATATAAAGCGATCTCAATCTGCAAAAGCATATAGCGCCGATAACCAGTTACTTTACACACCATATGTTAATGAATTAATCCGATACATTAAACGATTCGGAGTCTATAATTCATACATTCGTTGTGACTTATGTAGGAAGAAATTACTGCATGCATTCttaaatttaagattaaaaCCCACCAAAGAAGTTTAGTACACAAAACCATATAATAGAAAACTACATTTAGAGAACACAAACACATACACATACACATATGCTTCACAAGCAATTACAAGGCCATAAGAAATTGTGTTCAGCGAGGCACTTCTAGCGAGTATATTGGGCTTGTTTCAATGGAACTTTTCCATGAACCACTCATGTCCGTGTGGAAAGAAGATATGTCCAATCACCATTCCGCAGAACACACCAGGTCCATATGCTATCGCTGCTGCTATCCAATTAACCACTTGTTCTTTCGGCTCGGACAAATCATCCGATTCTTGTTGTATAGGATTCGAAACATGAGTTTCACCACATATCTCATTAAGACCATAGAGTCTTGGGTTGTCCATGAACGAAGAACATTTTTGCCTTTGAAATTGTGTTCCGAGTGGTATTGGACCTTGGAGATTGTTGTGGGAGAAGTCCATGACGGATAAAAAAGAGAGGCTACCAAGATCTCTAGGAATCTGGCCAGACAGCTTGTTCCGGGACACGTCTAGTGCTTCAAGATTTTTCAGATTTGCCAATGACTGTGGGATATTATTCGTGAACTGGTTACCGGACAAGTTGAGAACACGCAACTCCTTCAACAAACCAATAGATTCGGGAATATTTCCAAAGAAAGCATTTCTTGAAAAGTCAATGGCTCTGAAGTCTCTTCTGATCCTCTCAAATTCTGTATCGACTCCTTTATGCACCATTTCCATCGAATTATGATAGTCGATACCGAACCTTGGGCTGCCTAAGGTCTCATCGTCATATGCTTGTTGCACGGATGTCACCATGTTATGCcaagaagaaaaatagaaaGACGGCAAGGATCCAGTGAAGCTATTGTGTGATATATCGATGACTCTTAAATTCTGAAACCCAATGGACGCATGAGAATGATACAACTGCCCGTAGAATTGGTTTGATCGGAGGATGAGGACGTTTAGCGACTGTAGGGAACCCAACCAAAACGGATACTCGTCCTTAAGTTTGTTGCTTCGCACATTCACCATTTGCAATAAACTGCAATTGATCAGTGATTTTGGAAGTTTTCCTTCCAACCGGTTGTGGCTGACATCTAGTACTTTAAAGTTGGGAGCATTGACAAATATGTCTGGGAGAGTCCCACTGAGATTGTTATTACTCATTAGCAACTCTTCAAGTGAAACAGTTAGATCCCTTAAACATTGAGGAATTGAGCCACTAAATCTGTTGTTTGACAAATCTAGGAACTCTAACGACCTAAGGTTGCAAATCCATTGTGGCAATGGTCCTTGGAATGAGTTTGAGCTAAGATCCAACTGTGTGATTTGTGGGCTTTCATCTAACACTTTGGATGGTGATTTTTCAAAGCTGCTAAAAGAGTTATAACTAAAATCTATATCaagaaatttatatatagttcTGGGAACTGGGCCATCGAATTTGTTATGATCAAGGTATAAAACTATAGAAGACGGCAATAAAGATATATTCCTAAACTCTATAGGTCCTGTACTCCTGTGAATTGGTTTTCCCCCAAGAAAACCTTCATTAAATTAGGAACTGTGAATAAAGACGTAGGAAAAGACCCAGAAAAAGAGTTTTCACGCACATCAAAATAATCCAAACCTTGGAATCCACTCATGTCAACTGGAAGAGTGGATTCAAAGTAATTATTGTTGAGGTGGACTTCGGCAAGTTTTGTTAAGTTGACAAAGGAAACTGGAATATTTCCACTGAATTTGTTGTGGCCGAGGTTCAAGTAATATAGTTGTGTTAGGTTTCCTAATGAAGCTAGAATATTACCAACTAAGTGATTATCCGAGAGCACAACCCACTCGAGACTAGAAAGCTTTCCAACTGAAGCTGGAACTTGACCTACTAATCTATTATTTGAAAGGTCAAGATATGTAAGATGGGAAAGATTTCCTAATGACTCTGGAATTTGGCCTACTAAAGCATTATGGGAAAGGTCAAGAACTTCGAGACGAGAAAGGTTTCTAAAAGAAGACGGAATTTCTCCATAGAGACTGCTATTGTAAAGGGATAACTTAGATAAACGTTGGAGTTTGAAAAGAGCGCTATTTGGTTTCAGAGTGCTATTAAGAGAGATGGAAGGAAGTTCAAGTGAAATCACCTCACCAGATTTGTCATCGCACTTGACCTCCACCCAAGAACAACAATCACTGCTCTTGTTCCATGAGCTTAAAGATGTATCATTAGCATCTGGGTTATGCCGAAGAATCGGAAACTCATCTCTAAATTTCAAAAGAGCATCCCTCTGGTCGTGGCGGCAATAGCTAAGTGTAGGAGAAGCAAGAGTGCCAAGTAAGAGggaaatcaagaagaagaaataagaaTAACAATGCCTTCCAaccattttcttttgttattttgtgtgtgtttgcgGATCAATAGATTATGTAATGTTTCTACGGCTTCCATCTTTTAAACAGAAGAAACTCATTGATTTGTGGAGCTCTTGACTTGGAAAATCTTGCGTCAACTCATTAGATCGGTTGATTTGTCAAATCTTCCTACCTACTTTATCATAAATGATTTGGACCCCTCTTCTATGCTTTAAATCCCAAGTTCATACAAGTTAGAGCAAAGTCAAAGAACTCATAAATGACTTAGTTTTTCATGAACTTATTTTTCAATAGAACTTGACTTTAACagaatgataaaataaatttgttgaaGTATTTTCCAAAATTACTATAACTTATCAAACCCTTATGAAAGTTTTTACTCGACTTTCCCAATTagtagttttttaaaaattatatatcaaaatttaccTAAAGTCTTTAAGTTGTGTCCATGAAGAAAAGACAATTTGTGGGTCTGGTCTCCTGGTACTAGACCTCAGAGATTATTGTCGAAAAAGTTAGTGTTTGATAGAAAAGAGAGATTAGCAAAAGATCCATAGGAATTTGGCATGGCAGTTTGAATGGTATGAGTCTAGGTCATCCAGATTTGTTAGATTTTTGAATAATTGATCCAGTCAACCTGAAAcgtaaagaaaatcaaaatatttgaaacgGTCTTTAATGCATTATACCTTCTCGCCTGAGATAAGGGCACCGTTACGATCATCCCCCCCTCCTTAACAgctaaaaaagaaagagagaaagaaagcaGGACCCAAGTCTTCAACACCCATATTTTACTCAAAACTACTCTCAAGTTTACTTATATGCTTATATCTCTTGTTCACAATAGCTGTATAAGCTCAAATAATCAATAATATACACTTTCGATACCCAGAATAATTGGTTTCCGTTTCTTATTCAATAGTATGTTTTTTACTTACTCAATATGTTAGTATAAAACATAAACACTAAAGAGTTTTTAGGGGATTTTGAGGATCATCATTTGGCATCTTGAAAAAGAGGGGGTTTCAGCACAGTAACACTAAATATTTTGACGTGAACACACATTACAATGGCTGGAATAAGCATATCCGCTCTCTGAGACGAAACAGTTTGGGCCCAACTGTACCAGTGCCGTAGCAACAATCATCGATTTGGATATTACACTCCCACGGCCACATGTACCAGTTAAGTTACAACTTGTTGTCTCTGCTCAACTTTTAGTACAAAAAGATCATTGTCCAACTACGTAATTAGTAGTTAATCGTATTTTACGTAATTAGTAATTAATCAATCGCAAAACGtattttacaattaattagCGACTGACTCACTTGGTCCCATATCATTGCATCGTAGAAATCAACAGTCGTAGTTTCGCTTAATAGGAAAACTAGAGCTTTATCCTTGCACCCGCACGGATcgttatttcatttttatataaatgaatattatttaaacgtttattggtttatattttaaatatttattatattttaaatattttataaatacaacaatCAAATCGTTTACGTGCTGTAGAAAATAGTGAGCCATGTCCGCTACTAAACttttaacatgaaattatttttaaaatataataataatttaaatattttgatcagatatGTATAATATGATGAGATTTAGATAcgttagaaaaataatatttggttataaacattaaacattgttatacaaagatatttaaattttcttgttgaaaataattcatAGTAACTGAAATGATTAAACGTATATGTtagaatttttgaaatatatataatcttaggtgatattacattatattaaaaataatattcacttacaaatatttcatattattctataagttgtttaaagatatttaaatcttagcatatataaattttactgttcaaaataattaatggtaagttaaacatatattttaggaatatttataatattatttaatatctaatttaaacttgatttttgttcaaagtaattaatggtaacattatccaagtttaatatagttaaaaccgattttaaatttgaatatctCTAAAAATTAGCTAATttgtttaaggaaatatattaaatacgaaaattaagttaaatttaatttaggaaatagtttaataaatagaaaaagacaATGATTCCTTAAAGATAGgttcatttaattatttcagtggcatgtcattgtaaataagttgaaaaacttatagatattttatatttgtacttctgttttaataatatagaagaTTTAGTGGCAACACCCATactgaaatattatttaattgtggaCTAATTTACCTACAAAAATGTGAGTAAAGTACATTATTGCTCTTGTTGCAGTTCAGTCGCAAAATTTTGCAACTAAGGggttgactggttttcccgctaccatccgcaaacgcagcttttgcggttggTAGCGGTTGACagtgtttcaaaacaatcatacaaaccgcTCCAAATCGCTttaaaccgctccgaacctcttaaaatcaaaagctggttccagctagcgtttgcggttgcgggcggttgcggttggataaacaaatattaaacttgttttcctaaatattttaaaatttaaaatttaaaatgaaaatattacaaataaaaatatatacacattttatatattaatttaaattcacaaacaatatagtattttttataaaaactgtaaagtagctattcatcataattttaaaaagttaatatacatacatatataaagatattcacatatataaaaaagaaacaaaatattctttaaaagttttaatataaatcttcataaaaatatattaaaattataactttcaactacttaaaaattaaaaaataaacttaatattattattaatcatattatattaacaattattatattttatcacaatagtatgtttttatattttataatattataatatgtttatattgataatttattattaaaccgctgcaatgtctcataatcaaccagtcacaaacatcccgcaaacgcaacaatttttaaacgttaCGCCAGTCATACAAAACGCCATGTAACActtgaaaccgcaaccacccgcacccgcaaactcccgcacccgcaaccgcaaccgctgcgtttgaaccagtcaggccctaaatTGCTACTTCTCTTATGGCTGCTTTTTCAATCAGTCGTGAAGTTGTagttgttaaataaaaaattaatttaaaagaagaaaataaatcaattaaataaaaataattattaaaccattaaagtatttaaaaattaaaatatattaaaattatttttgtttaaaatttatagttaaaagtaattaaaattattttataaattggtACTGTTTACAAATTAAATTGTATTGTTTACaaattacttaaaataattttaattaaaataaattgctCTTGTTGCAGTTCAGTCGCAAAATTTTGTAACTAAACTGCTACTTCGCTTATGGCTGCTCTTTCAATTAGTCGGAAGTTGTAGttgttaaacaaaaattaaactaaaataaaaataaataaataaatctattaaataaaaataattattaaccattaaaatatttaaaaattaaaatatattaaaactatttatgtttaaaatttataattaaaagtatttatattcaaaaaatattattaaccaGAAActaatttctaattaaaattattttataaattggtattgtttacaaattaatatttgGTTTAGGGCAAATCTCTTAAATAgtactttttaagtttttgtcacaaaatagcactcaaaaaataaaatgactaaaatagcacatttttattttgaaaattttaattttaatttttttatttttaaatatttgaacacattACTAAAACCTCGcctcttaactctaaaccctaagtcgtaaattaattaacccaaaggttataaatgcatacttaccctttaataaaacttattttggtcattttccttCTTGTGATGttatttttatgacaaaaacttggtttggtgctattttgtctttttctctttggtttacatgattttttattaaaaactggtttaacaaaacataacaaaaccgATTAATTAACTAAACCTAATTAATCCTAACTAATCTATCTAACTCTATAACTAACTACCAACAACCGTTCTTCCTCTTCCACACCACGAGATCTCTCGCCGTTTTCATACCAGAGCTCGGACCTGCTCGCCTCATCTGCACCTAGCACCAGCTACATAAGCGAGTGATTAGGTCCACCCATGTGTTGTCGCTGGGTCATGTCACTCAAGACCATCACTACACTCCTCAACCACCAGTTTAGGAAAATGGAGAGCCCAAACTCAAAGAAACCCATGTTCCAGTTTACTATCGACAGTGGAAACGGATCGTCTTCTCAGGTTCGTAAAGGAAAGAAACATCCTGTTATGGCTGCAAAACGTTGAGGGATGAAGTCTTCAACGTCGAGTCAAAACCATGGTAAGGAGAAGGTTTTCGCGGAGTAGCCTACAGtggcaaaagaaaagaaaattcaagCAGAACAAATTAACATtgatgatgaatctgatgaGAAGGATTTTGTGAGGACGAAATAGATAATCAGAAGGAGACTAAGCAACTGGGCGATTTTGTTGTAGTTCAAAACCCTAAGATGAAGCGAATGACATTGATGATCCATCGATCTCCCACTTACATGAAACAACGGGTATGAGAACGTCTTACTAGATGCACTAAGTATCCAAAGAACATCTGTAACATGAATCTCAATGTCGACGCGAAATTAGAAGCTCAAAATTATGAACTTGGTGTGTTTCATCATCTCTCAGAACGACATCCTATGTAAGTTAACATCTATTTCGTTAAACTTCAGTCTAATTATCACAAAGagaaaaatcataattaatggCTTGCTATTGCATTAATCACGTGACATACGAGAAATGGTCTAACAATTGGTAGGGGACATAAAACCTCAAACCTATCGCTACAGTCACACACTTAAGGTCGATAACTCGCTGATACCTCCTGGCTTTAACCACGAGTTGGAAGATGAGACAGAGACTTGGTCATAGAAGAAAACAAACTTGTCAAAGCCATTGAGAATGAGaaaaggagaagatgaaagatcCTGCAATACAGTGTCTAGTGACAACAAGCAGGATATAAAGATAGCGGAACTAGTAAAGATAGAATGATAGTACCAACAATCACCAAATTGATCCATGAAAATATATCTATTGTCTTGCAAAGATAGAGAAAAATGTAACAAAATCTCTTTCAACAACACAAAAAGGAgagacttaaaaaaaaaacaaagaaagctTTTAAGCTGCTGATTTCTTTGACTTGGCTGCCAACTGCGTCTCCGGCTACAATTATCAAAAACAAACATAACATGAAAATTGACTCTCATTAAGATGCTTAATCCGAGATTTATCACGGAGATCAGAGTTAATACCTCTTTCTTAACAGACTCTTCCTTCTCAGACAAAATCAACTCAATGTGGCATGGGTTGGACATGTAAGCtacaaacaagaaaaaagaaacaatgtgAGTCATcatacaaaaacataaaacaatgcAAAGTCCAATTTACAAAACTTACGGTTGATTCTTCCGTGGGCACGGTAAGTCCTTCTCCTTTGCTTTGCAGCCTGGTTAACTTGGATGTGCGATATGAAGAGTGCATCAACATCCAAACCTTTCACCTCAGCGTTGCTCTCAGCGTTCTTAAGCAAATCGAGAACGAACTGAGCAGATTTCGCAGGCCAACGTCCCTGACCGTTAGAGTGCCTGTTCTTGGCTTGGGCAGTCCTTCCAACACCTCTGCAGAAACGGGTGAAGGGAATGGCTTGCTTGTGAGCTATCACATCTTCAAGGTATCTCTTCGCCTTGAGCAATGGTAGCTTCCTGATGGCGTGCGCTGTTTCACGGGtgttctattttaaaaaaaaacaaaaaaaaaacactatgaGTACTAatccacaaaacaaaacataaacttaAAAGACATAAATTTACTTAACCATTAGGCAATAAAATAGGACATAAACTAAGACATCAATGTACCATCAGTGTACTGAACCTTTTAGTtgtaagaaaaaacaaaacttagaTTCACCCAATCACGATGACCAATTCAATTTCCCTGAAGTTTACGTGAGATCTGTCAAATGCGACAGAACTCTGCTTTTTCTCAA contains these protein-coding regions:
- the LOC108843567 gene encoding F-box/kelch-repeat protein At1g67480, coding for MEAVVSSGKKRIINLDLSSRLLSEPLIPGLSDDVAKLCLALVPRASLPSMGRVCKKWRYVVQSREFITVRRLAGMLEEWLYVLTMDAGGKESHWEVMDCLGHKLSSLPPMPGPVKTGFKVVVVDGKLIVIAGCAMINGSYVASSDVYQFDTCLNSWSRLADLKEARYDFACAEVNGLVYVVGGHGGNGESLSSAEVYDPETGIWTFIESLRRPRWGCFASGFNGKLYVMGGRSNFTIGNSKLVDVYNPRCGSWCGSKNGVTMVTAHVEVGKKLFCIEWKNQRKMSVFNAEEDTWEVVALPLSGSSRAGFQFGKLSGKLLLFPSQEETGHSTLLYDPDAAPGRQWKTSEIKLSGSCVCSVTIIA
- the LOC108832578 gene encoding LOW QUALITY PROTEIN: receptor-like protein 11 (The sequence of the model RefSeq protein was modified relative to this genomic sequence to represent the inferred CDS: deleted 2 bases in 1 codon) — protein: MVGRHCYSYFFFLISLLLGTLASPTLSYCRHDQRDALLKFRDEFPILRHNPDANDTSLSSWNKSSDCCSWVEVKCDDKSGEVISLELPSISLNSTLKPNSALFKLQRLSKLSLYNSSLYGEIPSSFRNLSRLEVLDLSHNALVGQIPESLGNLSHLTYLDLSNNRLVGQVPASVGKLSSLEWVVLSDNHLVGNILASLGNLTQLYYLNLGHNKFSGNIPVSFVNLTKLAEVHLNNNYFESTLPVDMSGFQGLDYFDVRENSFSGSFPTSLFTVPNLMKVFLGENQFTGTGPIEFRNISLLPSSIVLYLDHNKFDGPVPRTIYKFLDIDFSYNSFSSFEKSPSKVLDESPQITQLDLSSNSFQGPLPQWICNLRSLEFLDLSNNRFSGSIPQCLRDLTVSLEELLMSNNNLSGTLPDIFVNAPNFKVLDVSHNRLEGKLPKSLINCSLLQMVNVRSNKLKDEYPFWLGSLQSLNVLILRSNQFYGQLYHSHASIGFQNLRVIDISHNSFTGSLPSFYFSSWHNMVTSVQQAYDDETLGSPRFGIDYHNSMEMVHKGVDTEFERIRRDFRAIDFSRNAFFGNIPESIGLLKELRVLNLSGNQFTNNIPQSLANLKNLEALDVSRNKLSGQIPRDLGSLSFLSVMDFSHNNLQGPIPLGTQFQRQKCSSFMDNPRLYGLNEICGETHVSNPIQQESDDLSEPKEQVVNWIAAAIAYGPGVFCGMVIGHIFFPHGHEWFMEKFH
- the LOC108832589 gene encoding 60S ribosomal protein L17-2, which gives rise to MVKYSQEPDNQTKSCKARGSDLRVHFKNTRETAHAIRKLPLLKAKRYLEDVIAHKQAIPFTRFCRGVGRTAQAKNRHSNGQGRWPAKSAQFVLDLLKNAESNAEVKGLDVDALFISHIQVNQAAKQRRRTYRAHGRINPYMSNPCHIELILSEKEESVKKEPETQLAAKSKKSAA